GGCCGCTCCCCCGCTCCCGGCTTCCCCCGGGCGCGGGCCCCTGCCCAGACAAAAGACCCCGACCCCGTCCGCCAACGCAAGCGCCCCCCACGCACCCGCCAGAGCCGACCTACCCTTGCTGCCTTCCGGCCCTGGGGGAGTTCAGTCAGATAGCGCCACGTGAGGGGCTGCGCACCACACTAGCGGATCCCCCACCCAAGAAACGAACCCACCTCCCCCTCTCCACCCCCGCTCACCCACCGACCACCCCCCTCCCCCGGATCATGTTCGCGAGCACTCCCCAACGTCTTGTATTGTTTGCGGCGGAGGATTCGCCTAGTGGCCTAGGGCGCACGCTTGGAAAGCGTGTTGGGGGCAACCCCTCACGAGTTCGAATCTCGTATCCTCCGCCAGTGCTCTCACCGGGCACGATGTCGAAGGGCCCCACCGTTCGCGGTGGGGCCCTTCGACGTGCGCAGTCTCATCTACAGTCTCAACGCACTCCGGCGGAGCCGCCCGAACCGTCGTCGGCGACGGGCTTGGCCACCTCCCAGATGAGACCGCCGACCCGCTGTGCCACGTCGGCCAGGATTCCGCCCGTCACGTGCTGGTACCGAGCCGCCATCGCCGTGGACGACCAACCCATGATCTGCATGACCACGCGCTCCGGCACTCCGAGGATGAGCAGCACCGTGGCGGCCGTGTGTCGAGCATCATGCAAACGGCCGTCGCGCACCTTCGCGTCTGTGAGCAACTGCTTCCACACGTCGTAGTCGGTGCTGGGCATCAAGGGCTGGCCGATGGGCGAGGTGAAGACGAAGCCCGTCTCATGCCACTCCTGTGCAGCCCGCACTCGCTCGCGCTCTTGCTCCTGCCGGTGCAGCTCCAGAAGCCGAGCCAGTTCGGCGGGTACCCCGATCACTCGGCGGCCGGCACGCGACTTCGTGTTCGCCGTGTCCTCGTTCTTCCTGATCCGCTGCTTGCAGTAGCCGGGCTTCCGCCCGCACTCGCCTCCGCAGCCGTGGAGGTACTTCGGGCGAAGCCGGTTCTTCCGCACCCGCAGGATGCCCGCATTCAGATCCACGTCCGACCAGCGCAGGCCCAGCGCCTCCCCCTGCCTCAGCCCCAGGGCGAGAGCGATGGACCAGCGGGCGCTGTTCCGGAGCTTGGCCGCTTCGGCAAGGAGACGCTGAACCTCCTCGATGTCGTACGGCTCGACCTCTTCGTCCTCGATCCGGGGCGGGACAGCGAGCATGGCGACGTTGCGGGTGACGTGGCCGCGCCGCATGGCGTGGTTGAGCGCCGTGCGGATCGTGCGGTGGGCCTGGTGCGCGGTGGCGGGCTTGCTGCCGCTGGCCAGCATCTTCGTGTAGAAGCGCTCCAGGTGTTCCGGCTCCAGCTTGTCCAGCCGGTGAGCACCGACGCCGGGGACCAAGTGCACCCTGACGGCCACCTCGTATCCGGCGTACGTGTTCTCTCGCACCGACGGTTTCGCGATCTCCTCCACCCAGTGGAGGAGCCACGCCTTCACGGTCCACGGGCGCCCCGGCTTCCGGACCTTCCCCGCATCGCGCTGCTTCTCCAGCTCACGGACCTTCTTGATGACTTCCGCTTCACTGATCTTGCTCATGACGTGGCGACGATCGGGCCGGCCGTCATCCCGGACTCCGACGGTCACCCGGCCGTGCCAGTAGCCGTCCTTGCCGAAGTAGATGGACGATGCCCCATCAGGGCGTTTGGCGCGCTTTCCCATGACTCTCCTTACGCGGCGGACTTGGGGCGGGAATGCATGTGGGCGTCGAGATAGGCGCTGATGGCCTTGACGGGAACGCGACGGAGGCGACCAATGGGCACGGTCTCCACGGCTCCGTCGCGGATGAGGGCGTACATCGTGGTGCGCCCGACGCAGAGGCGGCGGGCCGCCTCCTCGACCGTGAGCGCGAGGAGTGTCGGGTCGAACTCGACTTCAGCGTCCGACACGAACACTGCGGTGGTCGTCACGGATCAACCTCCTGGGCGGGGTTCCGGCGATGGCGGAGGAATCTCAGGTGGCCTGTGCTGTCCGAGGTGCGCATTTCTGCGTCATCGCGTCACGCACGTCATTTGCGGCTCTGACCTGCGCTTATGTGGTGACGCGGGCAGCTCGGGGCGTGTCACGGGGCGGGGCGGAGTTCTGTCACCCGTGACGCGGGTGACGCGGGATGACACAGGTTTTGCCGTCTGCGTCACCGCTGTCACCGCTGGCCAGGGGCCGGGTTCAGGTGGCGGGTGACGTGAGTGACGCAGGATCTCTTCTCTTAGGAAAAAGAGGGGTGGTGTCTGTGGTGGTGCGGCGCGGCTCAGGACGTGAAGAAGGAGCCGCTTCGCGGCGCGCCTTGCGCAGCGGCGGCAAGCCGCCGGAACAGCAAGAGGAGCAACGCGTGCGGCGCGGGTTGCTCCTCTTGCTTGTTCAGTGCGGCGCCGTGATGGCGCGGGTCAGAACGCCGCTTCCTGCTGGTGCGGGGGCAGTGTCGCGGGGCGGGTCATCTCGATGTAGCGGGCGGCGCTGGTGCGGCCCCAGTCGATGAGGACGCCGCGGGCGGCGAGGGTCGGCTGGAGCCGCTTGAGGCGGTCGGAGAGGACCTTGCCGGTGGTGGGCCAGCCCTTGGGCAGTGGACGGCACTCCTCGCCGCTGTAGAGGCTTGTGAGGCAGTGCAGCCACTCCGAGGACGTCATCCGGACTTCCGTACCCGCGTCGAGTCCGGCCGCGTGGTTCAGAACCGTCTGCGCCAGCAGGTCACCTTCAATGACGTCGTCGTTGAGGTCATCGAGGCTGGCCCGGTACGCGGCCAGCGAGCCGAAGCCGGTAGCCGCATCGAGCTGCGCGCACAGGTGGGCGAAGTCCGCCATCCGCAGGTCCGTGGGAGTCTCCGCCTGCGCGGCACGCACCTTGACGGTCAGGTCCAGCAGGGAGCCAAGCACGGCCGGCAGGATCTCCGCGTACTCCGTCCACAGCTCTGCCTCGGTTCGCCGCACCCGGGGCCGCACGAGACGGAGCGGCAGGAGGCGTTCGGCGAGGTCCGGGCGGATGACGCCGACGTCGATACCGGTCAGGAGCATGGGGCGCCGGTAGCGGGAGCGGACGACGTCGCCGTCGGTGAACAGGGCGCGCTTGATGCTCTCGGCGCCGGTCACGATGCAGCACATGAGGTCGGACAGGTCCGGGGGCAGGTGGGAGAGGTTGTCCAGGGCGGTGACCCATCCGGCGGCGACGGCCGTGATCATGTTCTCCTCGTCCTTCGGCGCCCGGCGCAGGTCACCGCTCATCCCCTCGATGATCCGCACCAGCATCCGGCCGCCGGTGGACTTTCCCGCACCTTGGGGGCCGGTGAGGAACGGGGCGGGCACGGGCACGGACGGCTCCAGGCAGCCGATCAGCCAGGCGATGGCCAGGCACTCGGTCTCTGCGCTGGCGAAGTTGCACAGGCGCAGCAGCAGGTCGATGCCCTTGCCGTTGGTGTCCTTTTCGGGCAGGGGGAGTTCGCCGGTGAGCTGCGTGCGCCGCCAGCAGACTTCCTGCGGGTCGGGGGTGCGAATGTCCCAGCCGGTGGGGTGGATGCGGACGGACGTGCCGTCGTCGCGGCCCAGGTCGAGCCAGGTCGCACCGTCAAAGCCCGGGGCGACGCGGATGTGGGTGGGCTGTACGTCCTCGGTCAGTGCGAGTGCTTCGATCAAGTCCAACGCCTCCTTGAGTGCCGTGCCGTTGAACACGCCGGCCCCGTCCCTGTACAGGCCGACCATGAGTTCCTGACGGTGGCTCCCGGTCGTGCCCTGGGAGCGGATGGGCCGGGCCACGGGGTGGCTGTTCTTCTGCGCGTAGACGGTGCCGTCGATGGTGCGGAAGTACCGGAAGTGCGCCTGTGCGTAGTCGGTGATGATCTGGCGGG
The sequence above is a segment of the Streptomyces lydicus genome. Coding sequences within it:
- a CDS encoding ATP-binding protein, which produces MSEDEKTPARQIITDYAQAHFRYFRTIDGTVYAQKNSHPVARPIRSQGTTGSHRQELMVGLYRDGAGVFNGTALKEALDLIEALALTEDVQPTHIRVAPGFDGATWLDLGRDDGTSVRIHPTGWDIRTPDPQEVCWRRTQLTGELPLPEKDTNGKGIDLLLRLCNFASAETECLAIAWLIGCLEPSVPVPAPFLTGPQGAGKSTGGRMLVRIIEGMSGDLRRAPKDEENMITAVAAGWVTALDNLSHLPPDLSDLMCCIVTGAESIKRALFTDGDVVRSRYRRPMLLTGIDVGVIRPDLAERLLPLRLVRPRVRRTEAELWTEYAEILPAVLGSLLDLTVKVRAAQAETPTDLRMADFAHLCAQLDAATGFGSLAAYRASLDDLNDDVIEGDLLAQTVLNHAAGLDAGTEVRMTSSEWLHCLTSLYSGEECRPLPKGWPTTGKVLSDRLKRLQPTLAARGVLIDWGRTSAARYIEMTRPATLPPHQQEAAF
- a CDS encoding tyrosine-type recombinase/integrase, coding for MGKRAKRPDGASSIYFGKDGYWHGRVTVGVRDDGRPDRRHVMSKISEAEVIKKVRELEKQRDAGKVRKPGRPWTVKAWLLHWVEEIAKPSVRENTYAGYEVAVRVHLVPGVGAHRLDKLEPEHLERFYTKMLASGSKPATAHQAHRTIRTALNHAMRRGHVTRNVAMLAVPPRIEDEEVEPYDIEEVQRLLAEAAKLRNSARWSIALALGLRQGEALGLRWSDVDLNAGILRVRKNRLRPKYLHGCGGECGRKPGYCKQRIRKNEDTANTKSRAGRRVIGVPAELARLLELHRQEQERERVRAAQEWHETGFVFTSPIGQPLMPSTDYDVWKQLLTDAKVRDGRLHDARHTAATVLLILGVPERVVMQIMGWSSTAMAARYQHVTGGILADVAQRVGGLIWEVAKPVADDGSGGSAGVR
- a CDS encoding helix-turn-helix domain-containing protein, with product MTTTAVFVSDAEVEFDPTLLALTVEEAARRLCVGRTTMYALIRDGAVETVPIGRLRRVPVKAISAYLDAHMHSRPKSAA